ctttaaaccacTTTTTctgaggtcaagaatgaactttgaagcTCAGTTTTCACCCAGTTTTAATATTCAGTATTAATACTATTAAtcaccaactgttttgataattggttttgatcattttgagtcatttttccaagacaaaaatgtccgaatttgtgaatattttctggtttctttagtcttctatgacagttaactgaatatctttgagttgtggacaaaacaagatatttgaggacgtcatcttgggttttgggaaacatttttcacccatttctgatattttatggaccaaacaactaatcgattaatcaagataATAATCGACAGATCAATCAAATCTGACTGTTTATCTGTTTCTCTCAGTAAAAACTGTCTGACGTCTTTacgtgtttctgtctctcttccacAGATTTATGTTGGGTAACGGGGTGAAGCGGAAACTGGACGAGGATGAGGACAGTTTGGAGGAAGACAGACGTCCTCTGGGCGTCGGCGGCGTGTCGCAGGCGTCCTACACTCTGCAGCGTCAGACCGTCCTCAACATGTCCCTCATGAAGCTGTACGGACCGCGGATGGGCGCCGACCTCAACCTGCAGCGCCGAGTCCTCATCAACAACATCATTCGCCGCATCCACGATGATTTCAGGCAGGAAGGAGGGGTCGGCGCGCTCTTCTTCTCTGCCGCACCGCCTGCCGCCGCCGCCCTCGAGGACGTCGGCTACCGGCAACCTCCGCCGCCTTCGTCCTCCTTCAGCATCCTCTCGTCCTCGCTGTCGGCGCTGGACTCCTGCCTGACTCCCGCCTCGCTGCTGGAGGAGGACCTTCCGATGTTCTTCACCCTGCCGCCCTCCTCCTCCGCCGcccatcaccaccacctgcACCACTCCCCGaggccgccgccgccgccctCAGCGTCACTTAAAGACAGCTTCTCCACGGCCCTGGAGGAGATCGAGGAGCTGTGTCCTTCCTCTTCGTCTTTATCGTCGTCATCCTTGGGCCTGCAGTCATCACCTCCGGCTCGGGTTCTTTTCGACGTCGTCATGAAGGAGGAGGGGCGGGGCTTTCAGGACGTGGAGGGCAGGTTGGAGaaacctcctccacctcctcctcttcctcttcctcttcctcccagcACCACAGACACCTCGCCGTCCTCAACGGGCGCCTTCCTGACTGACTTCGCCCTGGACGACGTCCTTTTCACAGACATTGACACATCCATGTACGACCTCGGCCCCTGTCCACCGCCGCTGGGAGCGCCGCCGACCAAGATTGCCCCCGTCGTGATGGCGGACGACCTTGTGCGGTCGATGTCCGGGTACGGTGCGGCGGGGGCCGGCACTCAGAACCAGCCTTTTAAAATGGACCTGGCTGAGCTGGACCACATCATGGAGGTGCTGGTGGGCAGCTGAGGACACATTTTATTactttctgttcattttgtacagttttaaagTTACTTCACACTGACCTTAACTCTGGAGGATTTAAGCTGCTGCGTGTAGAGTTTTAACATCGACAGGAGGTCGTTCTTCTTCTGAAGGTTTGACGTTGAGAATTAGGAGATGGCAGGTGGTTGAAGGAGTGAACTTCAACCTGTTTATAccaatatttttcttttacgtttaaaaaaaaaaaggataaaggcccagtcacaccagaaagtcTCTTTCCTGGAGCGGTTTATACTCCAACAGAAGAAGTTAAATACAAGTAGATGATGCAACAAAGCTGACCGGCTACGATGGCgtcctccattttggactctttgGTTCACACTGTGAAGACGGCAGAAATTAGCGTTTTGCAGATTTACTCGCCCTTGTGAGCAAATCCACTAATTATTGCGATTTCattgaaatgaactgaattaACCACAAACTTCTGCTggttttaaatgctggtgtgactggACCTTTAACGTGTGTGAGGCAGAGGCGACCAATTATCTATTTATAGTAATTATAACTATAAAGCAAAGATATATTGATGTGTCAAAATGATACGCACAGCAGCTTCAATGGCTGAGTCAAAGGACGgggttcacaatttctcaggCAGTCAGCAGCCCAAATGAACAAAGAACATTTGAAGAGGAACTTTTAATATCCAGtgtgaacaagaggaatgattacggcgaggaaaacctctctcATTGTTCATTTGtacacctgactgctgtttttaagacacacctgaaaaaattgtgaaccgtCCTTTTTAAGGATTTGGAAGCACATCATCACACTTTGCTACATTATGAAGATCCAGCATGTGAATAACGTTCTTACAACAGTGGAACAACAACCAACAGAAGCACAGTCTTTGTCTTCCAGGGAAACTCCAGGTTGAATCAGGCCAGTGTGAAGTACCGTCCAGTTTTCTATCGCTGTCCGAGAAttgtaagaaaacaaaaatccGGGTTAGGGTTAGACTTTTCTactgtctgcatgtttttctaaatgagaaaaaaaaaatctcaaacacatttatgaaaacaaaacaattcagtgcctttttaaacctcttttatCACAAGGTCACATTTTGCTGTTGCTCATCATCACCCAGTGATATGAACGCTAAAGGAAGAGTCAGTCCAGAATGATTTTACATACAGTTTGCTAATTACATGACATTCATCATTTACAGAACCTGATATGCAATATGGATTTCATTTTGTCAACAAAGAATGTGAAACCACACCGACTACGCCACTGTAGCTGGTACCATTTTGTCGCTGTTGCTGGGTAGTTTTAGCTGCACAAGAGAAACAATCTGATTGGTTAAATTAAACCTCAATGGGGGTGGAGCCaatgaacaaaacaattcaAGCTCATTTATGGCATTCATCATGTTGTAAGATTAGCATCTATCTGCACCATCACCTGTGGCGGGTTTTAACTTCAAAGGGCTAACAAGCTACAAAGAACTTGTAGAAAACTGACCAGTTTTACCTCTAACGTTCCCGGCAGAAGGTGCTCAAAGTGCAATAAGcgcaaaataatttattttgacATAAACTGTATGTTTGTAGCTACTAGCCACACCAGCCGCTCTCaggacatttctgtgttttcaaacttccaaacacatttttagagGTTCAGTTAGTAAGTTTTAGCAGATCATGAATAATAGGTGCTAGCTAGCCTCTGTGCTAGCTTGTATTTTGGTTGAAAATGACAGAGAAGATATtccaaaactgcaaaaatatcAGGATAAGAAATATTCAGAAGAATGAACACAGTTCATGGAGCTCCAGTAACCCacagaaatgtttcatgagTTCACCGCTGCAGGCTGGAGAGTTTGACTTTAGGATTAGACAGCTGAAGCTTTTTGCTAGCAGGTATTAACTAGCATAGATAATTTAATAACAGGTTCCTTTTTTAGTTAGAATCATTAAAACTATActtaaacattttgggaaaaatgtttatttactttcaCGTCTGTGTGTGAAGTACATAGCTAGAtgtgattagcctagcttagcatagactagactggaagcagggggaaacagctagcatggctttGTCCGAAgctcaaaaatacacctaccatCAATACTAAAGCCAAGCTCATTAATTAGTTtcatctgtacacaaacagaaatgtaaaaaaacaacaatttgcaGATTTGGGAGGTGTTATGTGCTGGAAACGTTTTCTTTAAGCTTCATCGTATCATTTTTAGAAGAGCTTCAGTCTAATTGTGGTTTGtagagctgcagctaacgattattttcattatcgattaatctgtcgattattttcttgattaatcgattagttgtttggtccataaaatgtcagaaaatggtgacagatgtcgatcagtgtttcccaaaacccaagacgacatcctcaaatgtcttgttttgtccacaacacaaagatattcagtttactgtcatcaaggactaaagaaaccagataatattcacatttaagaagctggaatcaaagaaCTTTGGCAttcctcttaaaaaatgactcaaaacaattaattatcaaaatagtcgcagaataactgttgcagctctagcaGTTTGTTTGCTTCACCCACTCAGGTTTAACTCAACCAAACAGTTTATTTCTTCCTGAAGTCATTATCTGTAAAGCTTAACATCATATTAGGGGggaaaaatatctttttagGGACAAATTGCAAGATTTTtaactgtacacacatacaatagTCAATGATGCGAAGGCTCAGTTGTAAGAAGCAAAAGTAAGATTGCAATAATGGAGGTACGTTGTTTTGCAgacaacacagacaacacacaaactatgaattatttattaactgtcatctctcttttatatttattgcaaCTCTGGACACTAATATTTTGTTGTACAGGACataaaatgtattctttttaaGGGTAAACCCACCAAAACTGACGTCTAGATTGAATGTTAATAACTTTGAAAAATTcatcaaacaacaacaacagagtaaaatgttgatttttttttaagacgtAATTTTTGGTGGAAATCCCTTCAATTAAATGTATTGTCATTTAATAAatgattggattttttttaaatattatgtaatatatattttagaaTTTCAGTGATGCCCTCAATTCAACCTATGCCGCAGTGTTTGTATGACAAGTTATATGAATGATGAgccagttttttaaaaacatctgatcTGAATTTTAATCCAGGATCAAAGTGATGTTGCtgattttgagtcattttttttttattcagacaAGATTGATCAGACAAACATCAATATCAGATTCACATACAAACTGATCAAGACTGAAACCAGATATGTCTCCATCTGCTGGACAGACGACGTCATAGCAGGTTGTCAGATCAGAAATATAAAAGggtgaaaatacaataaaaacattaaatactgtaatatgtacatataaaatacagaGATTTCTGTATGAAGCTCTCCATGTTTCtaaatctgtctgtttttcatgtgttaaaatcaacaaaaacacaagactaagaatgttttttttggtttttagatTTAATTCACCAGTCTGACATGTTTTGAAAAACTGGCTCCAGGCTGTTTATCCAGAAgtgaaagttgtttttgttgggggttttttttgggggggtgggggggggtatTTTTCTTCCGTTTCCATCCAGAGAATGAAGGATTGGTTGGACTCAAAAAAGACACCTTCATCTTTGTGTGTGGTTTGTAGCACCGCtgtggtttttattgtttttattggatATTAGCAGAAAGATGAAATGTTTCCGCTGGTcagtcgttttttttttttttttttatggattttaaTTTGTGCTTCATGCCTGACCTTGAATCTGTGCCTTGTCCTATGcaatattacattttcttcttctgagAATTATATTTGAATGTGTAAGATGAGGATTCAGCTCCgatgaggaggggggggggcgaggagggaggggggagggtcCACTTCAGTAATATTTTCTACAATAAATGGAAACAATctcatcttttgttttcttgtcttcttTCATGATAACAAACCTGAACACTGTAAACTTTTGGCTCCAAATCTTCTGCTCGCTGAGCAGGAAGTAAACAGGAAGTGGTTTCATCTGATTTACAGTGAAAATTCTTTAAAGCTGTCTGACAGTTTGAATGAATCCCTTTGATTTATTGTCATAGCACAATGTGTCAAGTAACATGATCTTGTGGTAATTAAGTATTTGAGCCACTGTGAGGAAATAAAATCTGACACTTCTagaataaagacaaataattttataaaaaaagttgtaatattttgggAATATCTCAATAAGTTGTAATTTTCCAGGGTAAAGTTGCAATATATTGGAAATACAGTCAAAATCTTTggaaaacaaagtaatattttGAGAATGAAGTAATGTAAGACATTGAAAATAGAGGAATAATATATTGATATAGATTGTGATATTACAGAAATAGTCACATTTCAGGAATACAGTTGTAAGATTTTGAGGgtaaagttgtaatattttgataataCAGTTATAATGTTTTGAGAATAAAGTCATATTTTGAGTGTACAAGTATAATTTCAAGAATATTGaggtatataaatatataaatattttataaagtattttgtGAATTAAGTCAAATTAAGtcaaaaaaatttgaaaataaagtgaatattttgagAATGAAGTAATGtaatatgttgaaaataatgtaatattacaaaaataaagtcataatatttCAGGAATACAGTTGTAAGATTTTGAGGgtaaagttgtaatattttgataatagtTATACTGTTTTGGGAATAAAGTCATATTTTGAGTGTAATGAAGTCTAATTTCAAGAATATTTAGGTATATAAACAAGTATTTTGTGAATTAAGTAAAAAATTTTGAAACTATAGTGAATGTTTTGAGAATACAGTCATAATATCTAAGTCATAAAATGTtgagaataaagttgtaatattaCAAGATTTTAACAGTAGTAGTAAAGCATCAGAACGTTCTGTCGGTCAAATGATAAATGTGGATCAAGTTGTAggtttaatcaataataaagcACTTTATCAGATTTTAggacaataaaattaaaataattacataatcTGAAAGTCACATAACGAGACGTGGAGGAGAAAAGCAGTCAGAAAATGGTTCAGTGGGTGATTTTATGACTCAAAATTCAATAATTAAGGAAATAAACATTAATGCTCTGCTGGTGTCTGGCGAACTTTTTCTTGAAATTACAACTTTACTCTCGAAATCTCAGTTTCATCCACCAAAATAAATCTACTCGTCTTGTTGACACTTGAGCTACCAGGTTGATTTCTGactttatcaaaaaaaaaaaaaaaacccaaatagaataaaaaacaagGTAACAGTTTctcttaaattattttaatttcttgtgTACACTAAAAGTAAAATTTACACACTTATAGTCTCAAAAGAACCTGGGCATGCACGATAACCTTTTGACAGGCTCTTCAAgtgattcagtttttttccatAGGAATTTTCCCGTACATTTTACAGTCCATAGTTTAACTGTACACAGTCTAAAGCCACAGTGAACTATGATTACATCCATTTCATCTTTACAATGTGCAAAATCCTCCTGGGAGACGGGGCTGACAGTAGTatgagcaaaaaaacaaaaacaaaaaaaaaacaaaaaatatgagcGAGTAAGAGCTGCGACAACAAAAAAGCACTTCATCTTAGGAACAGTGTACATAAACCCAACACATGGAAGCAGAAATTGGTCCCTTAATTCCCTTCTGATGTGAGTCGACCTTCACTGCTGAGAAACTTTCACCGAGTTTCAGTGGTTTTAACCAAAATGTCCCATTCttcaccccctcccccccccccaaaaaacaaaaaataacagtaaGAGAGTGGACACAAACAAGGAGGagggaaactttttttttttatctgccgTGCACAACAGCGAGCACATCTGTCAGATTATATAACGTtggaataataaaaaataaagcctccaaaaaaaaaaaaaaaacgacaacTGAGGACACGTCAACTCGCCGGCGTTTGGTCGGTGGAAGTTTCCCAAACTAAAAGATAAAACGGACAACAGTCATCCTGCGTATCTACTGAGGATGGATGCAGCAGTAGTGGGGAGGGGTGTGAGGGCATAATTTATGTTAAAAAGCTGcattaaattacaaaaaaaaaaaaaagaggaaaaaacacagaatggACGCTGCAAGTTAAAGAAAATCGGGTTAAAATCTACACCGACTGAAGGTAAAAACGAAGGCCTTTAAACACAACGAGGGGACAAAACATTCAGCTGGATTTTGCAGGCAGTGTGGTTTCAAGTCGATAAATATATATagagattttatatatatgtatataaacatattaattTATACTTGTCACATATATTCCACTTCAGTTTGATTCAGCCAGTGTTTCGTTTCcttcacagacagacatgaacacactcCCAACCACAGACACGTAAAAACCATCCTCCAAAAAATCAtccagaatttaaaaaaacaaacaaaaaaaaaaaaaaaacgggtaAAATTAACCTTTTTATATCCCTGATTATATACACGATGATTCTTCTAGATATGAACAGCACACACACGTCTAAACCTTCCTCTATAAATTATCAGCTCTATAAGTTAATTATCTGATCTCCTAATGAATCTCCTAATCCTTTAAATGTGcagactccccccccccccccctcctcgaCATCCAAGCTGTTTCCATGGCGATAAAtgctttgatttattttttaaaaattatagGTTGGAAAAAACATAAgcgcaacttttttttttttaaaaatgtgaaaaggaGGGAGGACCAAAGCTgcagcaaagacaaaaaaaaaaaaaaaaaaatggaccgAGGAGTCGGTGGGCGTGACCAGTGTCAAGGGGAGGGGCCAGAAAAAGAGTGTGAGGGGGAGGGGTGtgtgggggggaggggtgtCAGGAGGTGTGGTCAGTTGAGGAGGCGGGGCTTCAGTCTGGCGTGGCCTGGCAGCCCAGCGGCGTCAGCGTGGCGGGAAACATCAGCACCTTGGCCTGCATGAAGGAAAGGTCCGGCAGACCCGCGATCACTTTCGCCGCCTCCTCGCTCAGGTTCTCATCCTTCCGCGGCTTCCTGTCGAACACGAAGAGACAaactaaaattaataaaagttgTTACAACAGCATGACGTTCAATATTCATAAAAGCCTGCATCACTTAATGTCTGAGTCTCAaataatagtttaaaaaaacattaaaggaccagttcattctttttcaagtgtgtcttaaaacaaccgTCAGGTGACTATATGAACACTGAcggctgtaatcattcctcctgttcatactggatattattGGAGACTTGTGATTATTGCGGCCAAAAAACACACGCTTGCTTTTCGATTGCGATATAATTTATAGTTTTAATATAGTTTTATGTGCTCTTTCTGCAGTAAAATTGTAGGAATTGGGGGAAAACTGCAAGCAAAGTGACAAataatgcatcttttttttaaactactgtCAAAGAATAGTCTTATATAATCACTTCCTTCCTATATTTCGgagctattttttttaaatgtattctctgaacatgagaaccattGGGTCAAAGTTATGTAAAAAAGAATATATTGTGAAAATATTGTGCCCATTTCTCTGTTTGAGGTAGATTAtgtccatctttgctgtctgaacaaCATCAACTTGTATTCTTCTGACTAAACGAATGCAAACCTCATTTAGGAAATGTTTTGCTCGGTTTGCGGCATTAATTTTTGTCAACAGGTGAGATCTGTTCATCTTCCAAGTTACCATGACATGAAATGTGACAATCggtccaaatcacaagcggTGTGTTGATTCAGCGTGGAATTCATGTGGAAAAGTTAcggtaatttagcaaaattgcagCTCTCACAAATATTGTAATTTCCAGGAGGGACggttaaaagatccttcaaatgtgctttcaatggaagtgatggaggccaaaatccacagtgtgtccacacagtcatttaaaagtctctgtgaagcttctattcagcttcagcagtctgagttagtcatatcaagtggatatctgacacatttacagtctttttagcatcaaattccctctttgtgtttcctcggacagtgtttccctgttgagctgcaggtggaagtatagtaacaaaaagaggaactttggcactaaaaagactgtaacgttgaaagatatctacttgatttgactcatttggacgctgaagcttcatatttttcatttttgcacagaaggaggactgtggattttgtcctccatcacttccattgtaaggtcattatgaagggatcttctaatggtcagtatgaacaggaggaatgattacagcaagaaaaacatgtttaatgtttgtttgggTTGCTGATAGACTTCAAAAATTGTGcacttatcctttaaagtgtCACACAGCAGATAGGTGTCTGCTTGCTAATCCAGCGTTACTCTCTGTTGATGTAAGAAAGATATCGACTTGATTTAATTGGATAATTTATATTAgagatgttagcatgctaagctAATAGTGACAATCTGGATTAAACTACTTCCATGATGTAGGGTTTAGTTTTCGGTTTAATGACAAAACTCAACACTAGAACGATAAAATCCCGGACTTGTTTCCATCGTTGTCGTTGTTGTACTGTGAGCGTGAGACATTCAGGGTCTCTGGACCCAACAAAAATAACTCAGAACTTTAAGACGAAACTAAACTTCATCTGAAGTCATGAGTGAGCTTCACGTGTCTTCAAAGTCATCATACGACATGTGTCTCATGTTTCGTctgatgataaatgatattGAGGtcgatgatgacatcatctctAAAAGTTGGAGCTGAAACCAGCTGGTGGCTGATGTCACTcctcaagaaaacaaaaacaggccGATCACATGACGCGACCCCTGACACgcctctctctgctgcagcacggcctccccccccctcccttttttgacctctgacctggtGGAGGTGCTGGTCTTCTCCATGGTGGACATCAGGCGGGCGAAGGCATCTGCCACCCGGCTGCCGGAGCTGCTGGGGTCCAGCTTGGCGGTCGTCAGCTCGTACAGCTCGGGATCCACGCCTTCAAAAacaagagatgaaaagaaaaaagtttagAGACACTTCAACAAGCTCCGAAGTTCAAAGAGCAGCTGTCCGTCAGATCTAATCAGGGTCATCGCCACTCTGACCTCTTGACTGTTGGGGGAGTGAAGGCATCTGCACACCAACCTCACTTTTAttcttctgtggtgttttttttttttttttttcacaactgaCAAAAGATTCAAGTGAGGTGAACGCTGCACTGATGAATTAATTTCAGCTGCAGGAGAAACACACGCGACCAAATCATCAGAGTTTAAAGGCTGCATTTCATTTTGTagagttgccagtttattaggtacattACGGTAAAACTAACACAACAGCCctgtgatgaatgaatgaatcctACCTGCATCAAGGTTTGTGTTGAagtctgcagcaggaaacatcttgtgtccaacagttttCCAACATTTCTACTTTTATCTCTgacctaaataaataataagatttaagaccttataaaaatatttgaccT
The DNA window shown above is from Thunnus maccoyii chromosome 2, fThuMac1.1, whole genome shotgun sequence and carries:
- the LOC121880692 gene encoding SERTA domain-containing protein 2-like, which translates into the protein MLGNGVKRKLDEDEDSLEEDRRPLGVGGVSQASYTLQRQTVLNMSLMKLYGPRMGADLNLQRRVLINNIIRRIHDDFRQEGGVGALFFSAAPPAAAALEDVGYRQPPPPSSSFSILSSSLSALDSCLTPASLLEEDLPMFFTLPPSSSAAHHHHLHHSPRPPPPPSASLKDSFSTALEEIEELCPSSSSLSSSSLGLQSSPPARVLFDVVMKEEGRGFQDVEGRLEKPPPPPPLPLPLPPSTTDTSPSSTGAFLTDFALDDVLFTDIDTSMYDLGPCPPPLGAPPTKIAPVVMADDLVRSMSGYGAAGAGTQNQPFKMDLAELDHIMEVLVGS